A stretch of the Meles meles chromosome 19, mMelMel3.1 paternal haplotype, whole genome shotgun sequence genome encodes the following:
- the CACNG8 gene encoding voltage-dependent calcium channel gamma-8 subunit yields the protein MKLKLLSRRPWPPSDPLPGRAASSSPAPAQPGRPRPPLLPALCPPPAAGTAPPPLPRWWPTAPRLPVVKLESLKRWNEERGLWCEKGVQVLLTTVGAFAAFGLMTIAISTDYWLYTRAFICNTTNLTASDDAPPHRGGSGSSEKKDPGGLTHSGLWRICCLEGLKRGVCVKINHFPEDTDYDHDSAEYLLRVVRASSIFPILSAILLLLGGVCVAASRVYKSKRNIILGAGILFVAAGLSNIIGVIVYISANAGEPGPKRDEEKKNHYSYGWSFYFGGLSFILAEVIGVLAVNIYIERSREAHCQSRSDLLKAGGGAGGSGGSGPSAILRLPSYRFRYRRRSRSSSRSSEPSPSRDASPGGAGGPGFASTDISMYTLSRDPSKGSVAAGLAGAGSGGGGGGGGGGGGGGGGGGAYGGAGAGAGGGGASAERDRGGAPGFLTLHNAFPKEAGGGVTVTVTGPPAAPAPPAPAPAAPAPGTLAKEAAASNTNTLNRKTTPV from the exons ATGAAATTGAAATTGCTCAG CCGGCGCCCATGGCCGCCCTCTGACCCCCTCCCGGGCCGCGCCGCCTCCTCCTCGCCCGCCCCCGCGCAGCCCGGCCGGCCCCGGCCCCCACTTCTGCCTGCGCTGTGCCCCCCCCCAGCCGCCGGcacggccccgcccccgctgccCCGGTGGTGGCCCACGGCCCCCCGGCTCCCCGTGGTCAAACTGGAGTCGCTGAAGCGCTGGAACGAAGAGAGGGGCCTCTGGTGCGAGAAGGGGGTGCAGGTGCTGCTGACCACGGTGGGCGCCTTCGCGGCCTTCGGCCTCATGACCATCGCCATCAGCACCGACTACTGGCTGTACACGCGCGCCTTCATCTGCAACACCACCAACCTCACGGCCAGCGACGACGCGCCGCCCCACCGCGGGGGCAGCGGCTCCTCGGAGAAGAAGGACCCCGGCGGCCTCACCCACTCGGGGCTCTGGAGGATCTGCTGCCTGGAAG gGTTGAAAAGAGGCGTCTGCGTGAAGATCAACCATTTCCCGGAGGACACGGACTACGATCACGACAGCGCGGAGTATCTGCTCC GGGTCGTGCGGGCCTCCAGCATCTTCCCCATCCTCAGCGCCATCCTGCTGCTGCTCGGGGGCGTGTGCGTGGCGGCCTCCCGGGTCTATAAATCCAAGAGGAACATCATTCTGGGCGCAGGGATCCTGTTCGTGGCAgcag GCCTGAGCAATATCATCGGCGTGATCGTGTACATCTCGGCCAACGCGGGCGAGCCGGGCCCGAAGCGGGACGAGGAGAAGAAGAACCACTACTCGTACGGCTGGTCCTTCTACTTCGGCGGGCTGTCGTTCATCCTGGCCGAGGTGATCGGCGTGCTGGCCGTCAACATCTACATCGAGCGCAGCCGCGAGGCGCACTGCCAGTCTCGCTCGGACCTGCTCAAGGCcggcgggggcgcgggcggcagtGGCGGGAGCGGCCCCTCGGCCATCCTCCGTCTGCCCAGTTACCGCTTCCGCTACCGCCGCCGCTCCCGCTCTAGCTCCCGCTCCAGCGAGCCGTCGCCGTCGCGGGACGCGTCtcccggcggcgccgggggcccGGGCTTCGCCTCCACGGACATCTCCATGTACACGCTCAGCCGCGACCCATCCAAGGGCAGCGTGGCCGCGGGGCTGGCGGGGGCCGGcagcggcggcggtggcggcggtggtggcggcggcggcggcggcggcggcggcggcggggcgtacggcggcgcgggcgcgggcgcgggcggcggcggggcgaGCGCCGAGCGGGACCGCGGGGGCGCGCCTGGCTTCCTCACGCTGCACAACGCCTTCCCCAAGGAGGCGGGCGGCGGCGTCACGGTCACGGTCACcgggccgcccgccgcgcccgccccgcccgcACCCGCGCCCGCCGCGCCCGCCCCCGGGACCCTGGCCAAGGAGGCCGCCGCCTCCAACACCAACACGCTCAACAGGAAAACCACGCCGGTGTAG